GCAAAGGCCTCTGGGTCTGAAGGCCAGAGCCCCAGTGTTGGGCTGAGCTGGCTGAAGCCAAAAGGGCACGGGGGGGGGCTGGCTGAACTCTGATGGCTCTGTACCTTCCCTGTCCACCACCCCCAGAAATGGGTACAAGTTCCTGTACTGCTCAGCGAGGGCCATTGGCATGGCTGACCTCACCAAGGGGTACCTGCGGTGGGTGAGCGAGCGGGGCTGCGGCCTCCCCAAGGGCCCCATCCTGCTGTCTCCCAGCAGCCTCTTCTCCGCCCTCCACAGGTAACCACCCCATACATAGCATAAGTCCATGGCCCCTTGGGGGGAGCAACAGGCCCACTGGCAGTCCAAACTGGGCCAGCATCAGGCCTCACTCTGGTGTCAGCTGGGTCACACTCCATGTCACCCGACCCTGCTGTCCTCTGATTGCTAACCCTCCTCGGCTCCCTTCCCTGCCGAGGCCCTGGCTGCCCCAGGGAGGTGATTGAGAAGAAGCCAGAGGTGTTCAAGATCGCCTGCCTGAGTGACATTCGGCAGCTCTTTCTGCCCCACGGACAGCCCTTCTATGCCGCCTTTGGGAACAGGCCTAACGTGAGTGTGTCCCCTCCCTATGGGCTgagccacctcctccccacctcctagCCCACTGGCCTCTCCTTGTCCCCCACAGGATGTCACTGCCTACCGGCAGGTGGGTCTACCTGAATCTCGCATCTTCACAGTCAACCCCCGGGGAGAGCTCATCCAGGAGCTCATAAAGAACCACAAGTCCACGTGAGGCCCAACCCTGCCATGTGTCCCCCACGCCCTGCCAAGTTCCCagaccccagcctctccctgggcCCCAATTACCTCCCCAGTGGGGACTCCGTCCCTTGCTCCAGGCTTCCCAGCAGGATGGGGAGTCTCCGCCTGCTGACAGCTCGGGCTCTCAGTGCCGGCCTGGTTCTGCCTGTAGGTACGAGCGGCTTGGGGAGGTGGTGGAGCTCCTCTTCCCGCCTGTGTCCCGGGGCCCCAGCGCAGACCTGGCCAACCCTGAATACAGCAACTTCTGCTACTGGCGGGAGCCACTGACCACGGTGGACCTCGATGCCCTGGCCTGAACCTGCCCTGGCTGCCCCCTCTCCCTGGCCTGGCCCAGAACTGACTGGGTGTCCCAGGGCATAGGGGGTTGGAAGCTGGGTGCCACAGGGCCAACTCACCGAAGGGGAAGAGGGGGCTGCAGGCTGGTTGGCAGCCACCGAGACCACCCCCCCAACCCTGCACCGTCCTATCTCCTGCCTCTGACAGCTGCTCCAGGCCTCAGCATGGCCCTGGCCTGTAGCAGTTAAATGATTGTCACCTGGGCCCTTGCAGGGTTCCCCATGCCCTTGATGTCTCTGTCCCTGTCACCTTGCCTCAACTCCTGATAGGACAGACAGAAGAGGGAGGCCCCACTGAGGCCTGAGGCCTGTGTGCACAGGGCGGCAGCAGTGGGGAGGGGTTTGGTAGCATCTGGGAACAAGATAATGCTCCCCACTCCCTTTGGGGAGTCTAGACTGTGCCCTCTGAAGCCAGACCCTTCCCTAGCTCTGGCCCCTCCCCATAGCTCTTGAGCTAGCCATCACTGCTCTCCGTCGCTGGTACCTCAGCACATCCCAACCCCACATATGCAGTGCTCCTCCGACATCTGGGGAGGGGGATTCTGGGGCAGCTCGAGGGCAGAGGGAGTGGCTCCCACTTGGCCTAGCCTGTGCCCAGCTGCTGGCCCTGTTCCCCTCATCACCAACCCTGCCAGGGTAGGGGGGGGTTGACACCCCTGCCTTTCCCTAGCCTTTGCCAGTCAATTCAATGCCCACACAGCTGCTGAGGGGCCTCCTGCCCAAGGAGCTGTGGGAAGCAGGGCTGACACCCCACgcagccctccctcccactgtCTTTGGGGAAGAAAGTACCTTTAGACCGGCTAAAAGCTTTAATCCAGGCCTGCCCTCCCCCAACAGCACAACGGTGGAGGGCAGAACACTACACGTCGAGAAACCAGAAGGCAGGGTTACAGGGACCTGCAAAGAGCACAGGAGGGCCTGTGCTgctgtggggaaactgaggccaagagccTCAGCAGAGATGACATCAGGGTTTCTGGGAACTGCATGGGCTGGATGAACACTTGTCCTTTCAGGTTGCCCCTTGGTGGCGTCATACCTGAATTTCTCACCACTTCATGAACATCCAGGCGGGACTGGGGTTTTACAAGGATGTTGGAAACTCAGCCTGGAGCCCTTTCTCTCCAGCTGTGGCCTCCTGCCCAGGGTCTGGCCTCATTCAGGCCATGACATACACGATGACTGCTctctggagagaggccctaaccTGTGGGGGTGGAGTTACCCCCAAATGGAAAGAAGAGGACTGTGTGGGGAGTACAGTGCCCTGACAACATctttggggagggaaggaaaagcatAAACTGGGGCAGGGTCTCCAAACAGATGGCCTGGACCCCATCCTTTCTTCTGGGTTCTAAAGCTGCCTAAGCCCTCACCCAAGGGGAGGatcaaaaggaataaagagcactCTGAGCTGAgaccttgtgtttctgtctgtccTGAAGGACCTGTGGGGCAATGGACACCTCTGGTCCTTGGTTCAGAAACAGTATCCATGAAGCTGCCAGGTGTGAGGACAGTGCCAGAGGGCAGCACCTTCCTGCAGAGACTGAGCCCAGATGGCTGGGGAGAGAAGTCGGGGACAACGGGACCAAAAGCCTCCCCAGGCCAGAGGCTATTGCCTGCAGGCGAAGGGAGCTGCGGGCAGACCACGGGCTAAGAATGGACCTGTAGGTCTTTGCACAGGTGCCAACTCTGGTGTATCTGCAGAAGAGCAATTTGCAGACTGGATTGAGGTTTCTTAGGTCCACCCTGGCCCTCAGACATGATGTACTTGCCCTGAGTGCTTTCCTGAATTGTCCAGTTGGTGCAGCACTGAGCATGGATATTGGTGCCTGGGACAGTCACATGGAGCTGAACCAAGACTATTCCTTCAAGGGCCTCTGAAGTGGCATCCATGCTGGCCAGGGGAGGCTTGGAGGCATCATCTGGGCTCTGGGGTGATGTCCCCAGGGTTGGTGGGATCTGGGGGTTGGGTCCTGTCCAGCCAGCCTAGTCAGCCTGCCCTGGCCGTGCCTGCTCAGCTAGCTGGGCCTGGCAGTCCAGTAGGTCATCTCGGAGGCGGGCGATGTCCTGTGCGTGCTGGGCCAGCGTACGATTCAGCTGGTCCACATGGCCCCACAGGCCCTCCTTGGGCCTAAGTGACTCAGTGGGCAAGCTGTCCAAGCCTACAACCAGCAGGCTCAGCTTCCCACACACACTCTCCACTTGGGCCACCCTCTGGTTGAAGTGGCCCACTGCATGCTGGAGTTCCTGGGCTGTGTCCTGGCAGCGGCTTAGCCCACCGGCCACATGGGCCACACCGGCCTTGAGTTGTTCCAGCTCCCCCCTCAGGCTCAGGACCTGCCTGTGGCCAGCCCGAAGCCGTGAGCCTTGGCTGCTGACCTGCTCCTGGATGGCGTGGACCTCGGCCTCCACCTTGCGTTCCCGCTCGTCCAGAGATGTGTTGGCAGCCATGAAAGCATCAGAGTACTGACTGACAGAGTCACTGAGGCCTGTGAGTGACTTGCTCACAGAATTCAGATTGACCTTAAGCAGGGTGATCTCACCTTGGAGTGAGCTGCCTGTTGCTTCTGCCAGCTGCCCCTGGACCTCGGCCACAGTGCCATTGAGCTGCTGGAGCAGGGCTGTGTGGCTGGCTACCTGGCGTAGGAGGGCCTCGCTCCGGCTCTGCCAGGCCTTCACCTCTGCCACGAGGTTGTCCAGGATGGCTGAGGTGGTGCTGGGGGTGCACGAGGTCTCCAGGGAAACCAGCCGTTGTTCCAGTACGGCCAGCTCTGTCTGCACCAGGGGTCGTGCCGACCTGCCTGGTGGGGTGCTGTCATGGCTTAGCTCCCCAGCCAGTGTCATCAGGCGCTCCTCCAGGCTCTGCACACGCTCTTCCAGCATGGTCCTGAAGCCACGCACACCCCATCCCCGCTCCTCCATTCCAAGACAGCAGCCCCTCACTCCACTCTCCGACCCATTGAGGGTCTCCAGGCCCTCAAGCAGCCCACCCACACCCCCCTCGAGCATGGCAGCAGAGAGCCGCGTGAGCTCATCCCTGGTGGGGGGGCCATGGCCCCTTTGGGTCTCTGTGATTGCCTGCAGGTTCCTCTCAAGGTTGTCCACACGGGCACTGATCAAGGCCAGCTGGCTGCAGCAGCTGCCCCCGCCAGCCACACTCAGACCCTGGAGCCGGGTACCCAGCTGGGAGAGTTCCTGGCGCAGAGCCAGCTCCCTGCCATCCAGGCTCTGGTGCAGCCTCCGGCTGGCCGCCTGGCCCTCCTCGCACTGCTGCCGGACCTCCTGTACCCGCAGGTCGCACGCACTCTGAACACCTTGTAGCTTCTGCTCGAAGCCGTCCAGCAGGCTCCCCCAGAGTCGGTGCAGCCGTCGGTCCACGTATTCGTCCAGCAGTGCCAGGGAGGTGAGTGGAGATGGGGGGGCCTCCCGCAGCCGCTGCAGGTGAGCCTCGTGGCCAAGGGCCAGCCCGTGCACCTCGTCCAGCAGCTGCACCTTGGTCCGGAGCGTGTTGCTCACCTCCGTCACCTTGCTCAAGATCTCGTCCAGGGGAGGTGTGAGTGGCCGTCCAGCTCTGTCTCTAGGGTTCACAAACCCCTCGGGGATGACCCCAAAGCCCACAGGGACAGCAGGAGCCCTGGGGTTACCAGTCATCCTGTTGCGGTCTTCATGGCTGGCCACCAGGCCGCTGAGGGTACCATACGCTTGTGCCAGGCGCTGGACATCACCCTCCAGGCGTTCCAGCCGCTCCCCAAACAGCCCGGGGCCTTTCCTTCCTGGGAATGAGGAGGCAAGAAGCCCGGGGTCATCACTGGCCTGGCTCTCAGCTTGTCCTGTTGCCAGGCCACCCAAGAGAATTTTTTCTAAGCTGACCTTCTGGCAGGGCACAGCTTCCTCAGCTTTGGGAGGGGGCCCTGGGGGCCCAGCCTCATGCCCAGCATGAGCTGCATCTTCTCCAGCCCTGCCAGAGCTCAGCCATCCTGGGTcagtcccctccccacc
The Equus przewalskii isolate Varuska chromosome 21, EquPr2, whole genome shotgun sequence DNA segment above includes these coding regions:
- the EMILIN3 gene encoding EMILIN-3 isoform X2 is translated as MGRRRLPVWLCAVAALLSGAQAKGTPLLARPAPPGASRYSLYTTGWRPRLRPGPHKALCAYVVHRNVTCVLQEGAESYIKAEYRQCGWGPKCPGTVTYRAVLRPKYKVGYKTVTDLAWRCCPGLAGEGCPEHLTDHETTPPQPEPEPQIPSGHLGPGPRPPPSSRAAPSPHGRKGPGLFGERLERLEGDVQRLAQAYGTLSGLVASHEDRNRMTGNPRAPAVPVGFGVIPEGFVNPRDRAGRPLTPPLDEILSKVTEVSNTLRTKVQLLDEVHGLALGHEAHLQRLREAPPSPLTSLALLDEYVDRRLHRLWGSLLDGFEQKLQGVQSACDLRVQEVRQQCEEGQAASRRLHQSLDGRELALRQELSQLGTRLQGLSVAGGGSCCSQLALISARVDNLERNLQAITETQRGHGPPTRDELTRLSAAMLEGGVGGLLEGLETLNGSESGVRGCCLGMEERGWGVRGFRTMLEERVQSLEERLMTLAGELSHDSTPPGRSARPLVQTELAVLEQRLVSLETSCTPSTTSAILDNLVAEVKAWQSRSEALLRQVASHTALLQQLNGTVAEVQGQLAEATGSSLQGEITLLKVNLNSVSKSLTGLSDSVSQYSDAFMAANTSLDERERKVEAEVHAIQEQVSSQGSRLRAGHRQVLSLRGELEQLKAGVAHVAGGLSRCQDTAQELQHAVGHFNQRVAQVESVCGKLSLLVVGLDSLPTESLRPKEGLWGHVDQLNRTLAQHAQDIARLRDDLLDCQAQLAEQARPGQAD
- the EMILIN3 gene encoding EMILIN-3 isoform X1; translated protein: MEAGIGESSSGVGAQARGPRSQEQGEGAEERWGSGLLRPTDGGGGARASVGLALAMWFKDAILPCRALCAYVVHRNVTCVLQEGAESYIKAEYRQCGWGPKCPGTVTYRAVLRPKYKVGYKTVTDLAWRCCPGLAGEGCPEHLTDHETTPPQPEPEPQIPSGHLGPGPRPPPSSRAAPSPHGRKGPGLFGERLERLEGDVQRLAQAYGTLSGLVASHEDRNRMTGNPRAPAVPVGFGVIPEGFVNPRDRAGRPLTPPLDEILSKVTEVSNTLRTKVQLLDEVHGLALGHEAHLQRLREAPPSPLTSLALLDEYVDRRLHRLWGSLLDGFEQKLQGVQSACDLRVQEVRQQCEEGQAASRRLHQSLDGRELALRQELSQLGTRLQGLSVAGGGSCCSQLALISARVDNLERNLQAITETQRGHGPPTRDELTRLSAAMLEGGVGGLLEGLETLNGSESGVRGCCLGMEERGWGVRGFRTMLEERVQSLEERLMTLAGELSHDSTPPGRSARPLVQTELAVLEQRLVSLETSCTPSTTSAILDNLVAEVKAWQSRSEALLRQVASHTALLQQLNGTVAEVQGQLAEATGSSLQGEITLLKVNLNSVSKSLTGLSDSVSQYSDAFMAANTSLDERERKVEAEVHAIQEQVSSQGSRLRAGHRQVLSLRGELEQLKAGVAHVAGGLSRCQDTAQELQHAVGHFNQRVAQVESVCGKLSLLVVGLDSLPTESLRPKEGLWGHVDQLNRTLAQHAQDIARLRDDLLDCQAQLAEQARPGQAD